From a single Actinomycetes bacterium genomic region:
- a CDS encoding acyl-CoA dehydrogenase family protein gives MDYFLTEEQQMIVDICRQITEKKIKPVRSELDENQIFPSDILAEIGQADLFRLFIPEEYDGMGTGIFEVCLATEELSRGDLSVATSYAASGLGFLPIIISGSQKQKEKYLPSLASGKKLAAFGLTEPEAGSDAGGIKTRAQAEGSYYVLNGTKQWITNGGEADIYTVFAMTDPSKGSRGASAFIVEKGTEGFEFGKKENKMGIRASATRELIFNNCKVPKENLIGREGMGFLVAMKTLDKSRPAVGAQGVGLAQGALEEALAYSKIRKQFSVSISTFQAIRHLLADMATQVEAARNLVYQAARVVDRQQKDISRISSMAKLFASDVAMKVTTDAVQVFGGYGYMKEYPVEKMMRDAKILQIYEGTNQIQRDVIALDLIKKGF, from the coding sequence ATGGATTATTTTTTAACCGAAGAGCAGCAGATGATTGTGGATATTTGCAGGCAGATAACTGAGAAGAAAATAAAGCCGGTAAGGTCTGAGTTGGATGAGAACCAAATCTTTCCTTCAGATATATTAGCAGAAATAGGGCAGGCAGATTTATTCCGGTTATTTATACCCGAAGAATATGATGGTATGGGCACAGGCATTTTTGAAGTTTGCCTGGCTACCGAAGAGCTCAGCCGGGGTGATTTAAGCGTGGCTACTTCATATGCGGCCAGCGGCCTGGGTTTTCTGCCCATAATTATTTCGGGAAGCCAGAAGCAGAAAGAAAAGTATCTTCCCTCTCTGGCTTCGGGAAAGAAGCTGGCCGCCTTTGGTTTAACCGAACCGGAAGCCGGTAGCGATGCCGGGGGGATTAAAACCAGGGCACAGGCTGAAGGAAGCTATTATGTCCTCAATGGGACCAAGCAGTGGATTACCAATGGGGGAGAAGCGGACATATATACCGTATTTGCCATGACCGACCCCTCAAAGGGAAGCAGGGGAGCATCTGCTTTTATTGTAGAGAAAGGCACTGAAGGATTTGAATTTGGAAAAAAGGAAAATAAGATGGGCATAAGGGCCTCAGCTACCAGGGAACTTATATTCAACAACTGCAAAGTACCCAAAGAAAACCTTATAGGCAGGGAAGGAATGGGATTTCTGGTAGCCATGAAAACCCTGGATAAATCCCGTCCGGCAGTAGGGGCCCAGGGGGTGGGGCTGGCTCAGGGAGCCCTGGAAGAAGCCCTGGCCTATTCCAAAATCAGAAAGCAGTTTTCGGTTTCCATTTCCACCTTTCAGGCTATAAGGCATTTGCTGGCAGATATGGCTACCCAGGTAGAGGCAGCCAGAAATCTGGTATACCAGGCAGCCAGAGTGGTAGACAGGCAGCAAAAGGATATTTCCAGGATATCTTCCATGGCCAAGCTGTTTGCATCCGATGTAGCCATGAAGGTAACTACTGATGCGGTGCAGGTATTTGGCGGTTATGGTTATATGAAGGAATACCCGGTGGAAAAAATGATGAGGGATGCCAAGATACTGCAGATATATGAAGGAACGAATCAGATACAGAGGGATGTAATAGCCCTTGATTTAATTAAAAAGGGATTTTAA
- a CDS encoding aminopeptidase codes for MKDRRINKLAKNLVEYSCQVKKGQRVMVECVGNSALPLVRALIARIYESGAEPHVNLLNNSIKRELLKKTSKNQLDFMAECDLVKMKGMDAFIGIRASDNANELGDLKSENLNAYMKYYSDPVNQERINNTSWVILKYPNNSLAQLSGTSAETFEDFYFKVCNLDYSKMSKAMDRLVDIMSKTDRVDIKGPGTDISFSIKNIPTIKCAGKNNIPDGEVFTAPVKDSVNGVITYNTPAVYQGYTYERICFKFKKGKIIEATSSDSKRLNQVLDTDKGARYIGEFALGVNPYILKPMKDTLFDEKIRGSFHFTPGKCYKDAFNGNDSAIHWDLVSIQTRDMGGGEIHFDGKLIRKDGRFMPKELEGLNPENLT; via the coding sequence ATGAAGGATAGAAGAATAAATAAACTGGCAAAAAATCTGGTAGAGTATTCCTGCCAGGTTAAAAAGGGGCAGCGGGTAATGGTGGAATGTGTGGGCAATTCTGCCCTGCCGCTGGTTAGAGCTTTGATTGCCAGGATATATGAGTCGGGAGCCGAACCCCATGTTAATCTGCTAAACAATAGCATAAAAAGAGAGCTGCTGAAAAAAACAAGCAAGAACCAGCTGGACTTTATGGCTGAGTGCGACCTGGTAAAGATGAAGGGCATGGATGCTTTTATCGGCATAAGGGCCAGTGATAATGCCAATGAACTGGGAGACCTGAAGTCAGAAAATTTAAATGCTTATATGAAATATTATTCAGATCCTGTAAACCAGGAAAGGATAAATAATACCAGCTGGGTGATACTCAAGTACCCCAATAATTCATTGGCCCAGCTTTCCGGGACCAGCGCGGAAACCTTTGAGGACTTCTATTTCAAGGTTTGTAATCTGGATTACTCCAAGATGTCCAAAGCCATGGATCGCCTGGTTGATATAATGAGTAAAACTGACCGGGTGGACATAAAAGGCCCGGGTACAGATATTAGTTTTTCCATCAAGAATATTCCCACCATAAAATGTGCAGGTAAAAACAATATCCCCGATGGAGAGGTGTTTACCGCTCCGGTAAAAGATTCGGTTAATGGAGTTATTACCTACAACACCCCTGCTGTTTATCAGGGTTATACCTATGAGCGTATATGCTTTAAATTCAAGAAGGGTAAAATAATTGAGGCTACTTCCAGCGACAGTAAAAGGCTAAATCAGGTTCTGGATACCGACAAGGGCGCCAGATATATTGGAGAATTTGCCCTGGGGGTTAATCCTTATATACTAAAACCCATGAAGGATACCCTTTTTGATGAAAAAATTAGGGGAAGTTTTCATTTTACACCGGGCAAATGCTACAAAGATGCTTTCAATGGTAATGATTCGGCCATCCACTGGGATCTGGTAAGCATACAGACCAGGGATATGGGTGGAGGCGAGATACATTTTGACGGCAAACTTATAAGAAAAGACGGAAGGTTTATGCCCAAAGAACTGGAGGGGCTTAATCCGGAAAACTTAACTTAA
- a CDS encoding FAD-binding protein — MDIKVLKDKCTGCGLCLRACLYEAIEIKDKIAEINDNCILCGACVEACEFEAIEMAEVKPVQDFSDYRGIMVYVESSQGKINDAGLELLSEAYQLNRDLDTTISAVCIGQVEEEEVKKTFSFGADKAYVFGHSLFEHNLDDIYSQALAILIEEKKPEIFLAAATPSGRTVVPRLAAMLKTGLTADCTGLKVDKESRLLEQTRPTFGGNVLATIVCKNSRPQMATVRPHVFEKKKISAEMEPDIEYMDIKPDNFTSGYRFIDTDYGVGEDINLSDYDVIVSGGRGMGKSDNFSLLRQLADLLGGTVAASRAAVDAGWVSYPHQVGQTGKTVNPKLYIACGISGAIQHLAGMQTSDIIVAINKDSQAPIFKVANYGIVGDVLEIVPKLISRIKQGGPLID, encoded by the coding sequence ATGGATATAAAAGTTCTAAAAGATAAATGTACCGGATGCGGGCTCTGCTTGAGAGCCTGCCTGTATGAAGCTATAGAGATAAAAGACAAGATAGCAGAAATTAATGACAACTGCATATTGTGCGGTGCCTGTGTGGAAGCCTGCGAATTTGAGGCTATAGAAATGGCTGAGGTCAAGCCGGTCCAGGATTTTTCTGATTACAGGGGGATTATGGTGTATGTGGAAAGCAGCCAGGGGAAAATAAATGATGCCGGCCTGGAGCTTCTCAGCGAAGCTTACCAGCTTAACCGTGACCTGGATACCACCATATCTGCGGTATGCATAGGCCAAGTTGAAGAAGAAGAGGTCAAGAAAACTTTCAGTTTTGGAGCGGACAAGGCCTATGTTTTTGGCCACAGTCTTTTTGAGCATAATCTTGATGACATATACAGCCAGGCTCTGGCCATACTGATTGAAGAAAAAAAACCGGAAATTTTTCTGGCGGCAGCTACCCCTTCTGGCAGGACAGTGGTACCCCGGCTGGCAGCCATGCTTAAAACTGGACTTACTGCCGACTGCACCGGGTTAAAAGTGGATAAGGAAAGCAGGCTTCTGGAGCAGACCAGGCCTACTTTTGGTGGAAATGTCTTGGCCACTATTGTCTGCAAGAACTCCCGGCCGCAGATGGCTACGGTACGCCCTCATGTATTTGAGAAGAAGAAAATCTCTGCGGAGATGGAGCCGGATATAGAATATATGGATATCAAACCGGACAATTTCACCAGCGGTTACCGGTTTATTGATACAGACTATGGGGTGGGTGAAGATATCAACCTTTCCGATTATGATGTAATAGTATCCGGCGGCAGGGGAATGGGAAAAAGTGATAATTTTTCTCTGCTCAGGCAGCTGGCGGACCTTCTGGGAGGCACAGTGGCTGCTTCCAGGGCGGCAGTGGATGCAGGCTGGGTATCCTACCCCCATCAGGTGGGCCAGACCGGCAAAACGGTTAACCCCAAGCTGTATATTGCCTGCGGCATATCCGGAGCCATACAGCATCTGGCAGGCATGCAGACCTCTGATATTATAGTAGCCATTAACAAGGACAGCCAGGCTCCAATTTTCAAGGTTGCCAATTACGGTATTGTGGGGGATGTGCTGGAGATAGTGCCCAAACTGATTTCCAGAATTAAGCAGGGGGGACCTTTAATAGATTAG
- a CDS encoding biotin--[acetyl-CoA-carboxylase] ligase yields MNDFNLTLYKKNLNTVQLGKPILYFNFVDSTNSYAAQLEKITDSIAPGTVLLADIQTRGRGKLEAEWVSPAGGLYFTLAVKKELKHRDLPKMTLIAAYAAARAVNALYKLQVAIKWPNDLYCKGKKLAGILTETENGSQIGYINIGTGINVNTHLSDLKKYGHQSTSISQQLNKKVAREKLLAEIINNFEQVYFNFLKTKDFAALFEKIETILIY; encoded by the coding sequence ATGAATGATTTTAATTTAACATTATATAAAAAAAATTTGAATACGGTGCAGCTGGGAAAACCAATCCTGTATTTTAACTTTGTTGATTCCACCAACAGCTATGCTGCCCAACTGGAGAAAATAACTGACAGCATTGCTCCGGGAACAGTGCTGCTGGCTGACATTCAGACCAGGGGCAGAGGCAAGCTGGAAGCCGAGTGGGTCTCTCCTGCAGGAGGACTTTACTTTACCCTGGCGGTTAAAAAAGAACTTAAACATAGAGACCTGCCAAAGATGACCCTGATTGCTGCCTATGCAGCCGCCCGGGCCGTCAATGCCCTCTATAAGCTGCAGGTAGCCATAAAGTGGCCCAATGACCTGTACTGTAAAGGCAAGAAGCTGGCAGGGATATTAACCGAAACTGAAAATGGCAGCCAAATTGGTTATATAAATATCGGAACAGGTATAAATGTTAATACCCATCTATCCGATTTAAAAAAATATGGTCACCAGTCCACCTCTATAAGCCAGCAGCTAAACAAGAAGGTGGCAAGGGAAAAACTGCTTGCAGAGATAATAAATAATTTTGAACAGGTTTATTTTAATTTTCTAAAAACAAAGGATTTTGCAGCCCTGTTTGAAAAGATAGAAACAATTCTAATCTATTAA
- a CDS encoding electron transfer flavoprotein subunit beta/FixA family protein → MKVLVCIKQVPGTTDIKIDPRTNTLIREGIENIINPFDSYALEEGARLKENQDFITQCMALTMGPPQAAQILKDAISLGMDEAVLLSDRDFAGADTWATAQTLAAAAKKIGDVALTVFGKQTLDGDTGQVGPEYAQTLGIPFVGYVSHIVDINKTRVRLKRLMEDRYETVEVNLPAAISVLKEINEPRVPSLRGKMKANKARIPVWDREHLGLSPEQVGLSGSYTQVVKVFIPQAQHEVMMLEGSPQEQVEKLFEKLKTLNRI, encoded by the coding sequence ATTAAGGTTTTAGTATGTATAAAACAGGTACCCGGTACCACCGATATCAAAATTGATCCCAGGACCAATACCCTGATCAGGGAGGGGATTGAAAATATCATTAATCCATTTGACAGTTATGCTTTAGAGGAAGGGGCAAGGCTTAAAGAAAATCAGGATTTTATAACCCAGTGCATGGCCCTGACCATGGGTCCGCCTCAGGCAGCCCAGATACTAAAGGATGCCATATCTTTAGGCATGGATGAAGCGGTGCTGCTTTCAGACCGTGATTTTGCAGGAGCTGATACCTGGGCTACCGCCCAGACACTGGCTGCCGCTGCTAAAAAAATAGGGGATGTGGCCCTTACCGTATTTGGCAAACAGACCCTGGACGGGGATACCGGACAGGTGGGGCCCGAGTATGCTCAGACCCTGGGGATTCCCTTTGTGGGCTATGTCAGCCACATAGTGGATATAAATAAAACCCGGGTAAGGCTAAAGAGACTTATGGAAGACCGGTATGAGACAGTGGAAGTAAATCTTCCGGCAGCTATCTCGGTCTTAAAGGAAATAAATGAACCCAGGGTACCATCCCTGAGGGGCAAAATGAAAGCAAATAAAGCCCGGATACCTGTGTGGGACAGGGAGCATCTGGGCCTGAGCCCGGAACAGGTGGGTTTATCCGGCTCCTATACTCAGGTGGTTAAGGTATTTATACCCCAGGCCCAACATGAAGTTATGATGCTGGAAGGTTCTCCCCAGGAACAGGTAGAAAAATTATTTGAAAAACTGAAAACGCTGAACAGGATTTAG
- the fabZ gene encoding 3-hydroxyacyl-ACP dehydratase FabZ, with the protein MLNKEQIKQIIPHREPFLLVDEVIEMEPGQSIKAIKKVRLEEYYFKGHFPSNPIMPGVLIVEAMAQAGAIALLSLEENRGKLALFAGIDRVRFKKLVKPGHTLEMEVQLLQFRRGIGKARGSARVEEKIACSAEIMFAIQ; encoded by the coding sequence GTGTTAAACAAAGAACAAATTAAACAGATAATACCCCATCGCGAGCCTTTTTTGCTGGTGGATGAGGTTATTGAAATGGAGCCGGGGCAAAGTATCAAGGCTATTAAGAAGGTAAGGCTGGAGGAATATTATTTCAAGGGCCATTTTCCTTCCAATCCCATTATGCCTGGCGTATTGATAGTAGAGGCCATGGCCCAGGCAGGGGCAATAGCCCTGCTGTCTCTGGAAGAGAACAGGGGTAAACTAGCCTTGTTTGCAGGCATTGACCGGGTAAGGTTTAAAAAACTGGTAAAACCGGGACATACCCTGGAAATGGAAGTTCAGCTGCTCCAGTTCAGGAGAGGAATTGGAAAGGCCAGAGGATCAGCCAGGGTGGAGGAAAAAATTGCCTGCAGCGCTGAAATTATGTTTGCCATACAATAG